A genomic stretch from Primulina huaijiensis isolate GDHJ02 chromosome 14, ASM1229523v2, whole genome shotgun sequence includes:
- the LOC140957336 gene encoding mRNA-decapping enzyme-like protein: MSHNGRLTPNLDEKSTKVLNLTVLQRIDPFVEEILITAAHVTFYEFNIDTSQWSRKDVEGSLFVVKRNTQPRFQFIVMNRRNTDNLVENLLGDFEYEVQVPYLLYRNASQEVNGIWFYNARECEEVANLFNRILNAYSKVPTKSKVSSSKSEFEELEAVPTLSVMDGPLEPSASTTSNFNDVSDDPSFVNFFSTAMNIGPASNATISGQPYHSSAPVITTSRPQVVTLPTIATTQTPSALSTSTPILSILDSSEANAAMKRSTDLVKPSSFFGPPPSSPLIIMPPVSSAIPTAPPLNPPGNLQRPYGVPLLQPFPPPTPPSSLTPAPLPTPNYGPTISREKVQEALQMLVQDNQFIDMVYRAVLNAHQT; this comes from the exons ATGTCTCATAACGGGAGATTGACGCCGAATCTAGATGAGAAGAGTACCAAGGTGTTGAATCTGACGGTGCTACAGAGAATCGATCCCTTCGTGGAGGAAATTCTCATCACTGCCGCTCACGTCACCTTCTACGAATTCAACATCGACACCAGCCAATGG AGTCGGAAGGATGTGGAAGGTTCCCTCTTTGTGGTTAAAAG GAATACTCAACCACGTTTCCAGTTTATAGTCATGAATAGGCGGAATACTG ATAATCTGGTTGAGAATCTCTTGGGAGATTTTGAGTATGAAGTGCAGGTTCCATATCTATTATATCGAAATGCTTCTCAAGAGGTAAATGGAATATGGTTCTACAATGCTCGTGAATGTGAAGAAGTTGCAAATCTATTCAACAG GATACTCAATGCATATTCCAAGGTGCCTACGAAGTCAAAAGTTTCTTCTAGTAAAAG TGAGTTTGAAGAACTGGAAGCAGTTCCAACACTTTCAGTAATGGATGGTCCTCTAGAGCCATCAGCTTCAACCACCTCCAATTTTAATGATGTCTCCGATGATCCTTCCTTTGTGAACTTCTTCAGT ACTGCTATGAATATTGGACCCGCTTCAAACGCGACAATATCTGGGCAGCCATACCATTCCTCTGCACCTGTCATAACTACCTCTCGTCCACAAGTTGTTACTCTGCCCACTATAGCAACTACACAGACTCCCTCTGCCTTGTCTACTTCTACTCCTATATTGTCGATTCTTGACTCGTCTGAAGCCAATGCCGCAATGAAGCGTTCGACCGATCTTGTGAAGCCATCGTCATTTTTTGGCCCACCACCTTCTTCTCCACTTATTATCATGCCTCCGGTTTCTTCAGCTATACCTACTGCACCTCCATTGAATCCCCCTGGTAATCTACAACGACCTTATGGTGTGCCTTTACTCCAGCCATTTCCACCACCCACTCCCCCTTCATCGCTCACTCCAGCTCCTCTTCCTACACCAAATTATGGGCCTACTATAAGCAGAGAAAAAGTCCAGGAAGCACTTCAAATGCTTGTTCAG GACAATCAATTTATAGACATGGTTTACCGAGCAGTGCTGAATGCTCATCAGACGTGA
- the LOC140957211 gene encoding phylloplanin-like, with amino-acid sequence MAIKSILIFLSVAILATCLADAQSSIGIILVNGTLYCTTNGNITAGSTAGATPVFANAALQVACTADVLALAPINGTTNSNGVYSLVLFPRPNATISSIISNCRLFVLTPLSSCNVVLPATGLVSNLLFIKTVVGFLRFTYMAAAGFTLQP; translated from the exons ATGGCCATTAAAAGTATCTTGATTTTCCTTTCAGTTGCTATATTAGCAACATGTTTGGCAGATGCCCAAAGTTCAATCGGAATAATACTTGTCAATGGAACTCTGTATTGCACCACAAATGGCAATATTACTGCTGGCTCCACTGCTGGTGCCACTCCAGTGTTTGCAA ACGCCGCCTTGCAGGTTGCGTGCACGGCGGATGTGCTGGCGTTGGCGCCGATAAACGGAACAACCAATTCAAATGGGGTGTATTCGCTGGTATTGTTCCCTCGACCCAACGCAACCATCAGTTCAATCATCTCCAATTGCCGATTATTTGTTCTGACGCCGCTCTCCAGCTGCAATGTAGTACTTCCGGCCACGGGCCTCGTGTCGAATTTGCTCTTCATTAAAACGGTAGTCGGGTTTCTTCGATTCACCTACATGGCCGCAGCGGGTTTTACACTCCAGCCATAG